Proteins encoded in a region of the Flavobacteriales bacterium genome:
- a CDS encoding homogentisate 1,2-dioxygenase, translated as MPFYHKMGKIPPKRHTIFKSPEGAFYYEQLFGTIGFDGMSSLLY; from the coding sequence ATGCCGTTCTATCACAAAATGGGGAAGATTCCCCCGAAAAGACATACGATATTCAAGAGCCCAGAGGGCGCCTTCTACTACGAGCAACTATTCGGAACCATCGGTTTTGATGGGATGTCATCCTTGCTCTAC